A part of Desulfobacter sp. genomic DNA contains:
- a CDS encoding YkgJ family cysteine cluster protein, producing MTENNQADQNPAADVQNSAEIPPEQLSLKSRFRFKCHKGVSCFTDCCRGINIMLTPYDILTMREKLEMDSEKFLAIFTEPQILEKADMPVVTLKLLDDERNSCPFVDDEDGCVIYEQRPTTCRYYPLGVGSLSYSGEKGEKDDFFFTIKETHCKGFEEDKEWTVAEWREDQGVDLRDEVNEGWLDLMVRKKSLPPSMQLSEQAKQMFFMVCYNIDKFKRFVFESSFLTRYEFPEERIAEIKADDVKLLQFGFEWLKATFFQTGQENFKAKQEAAEE from the coding sequence AATCCGGCCGCCGATGTGCAGAATTCTGCAGAAATTCCCCCGGAACAGCTTTCCCTGAAAAGCCGCTTCCGGTTTAAATGCCACAAGGGTGTAAGCTGTTTTACCGACTGCTGCCGGGGCATCAATATCATGCTCACCCCCTATGATATCCTGACCATGCGCGAAAAGCTGGAGATGGATTCCGAGAAATTCCTGGCCATCTTCACCGAGCCCCAGATTCTGGAAAAAGCGGATATGCCTGTTGTCACCCTGAAGCTGCTGGACGACGAGCGCAATTCCTGTCCCTTTGTGGATGACGAGGACGGCTGTGTGATCTATGAACAGCGTCCCACAACCTGCCGTTACTATCCCCTGGGTGTGGGCTCCTTGAGCTACTCCGGTGAGAAGGGTGAAAAGGACGATTTCTTTTTTACCATTAAAGAAACCCACTGCAAAGGTTTTGAAGAGGATAAGGAATGGACCGTGGCCGAATGGCGGGAAGACCAGGGGGTGGACCTGCGGGACGAAGTCAATGAAGGCTGGCTGGACCTCATGGTCCGTAAAAAATCCCTGCCCCCCAGCATGCAATTGTCTGAGCAGGCCAAACAGATGTTCTTCATGGTCTGCTACAACATCGATAAGTTCAAACGGTTTGTCTTTGAGTCCAGTTTCCTGACCCGGTACGAGTTTCCGGAAGAAAGGATTGCCGAAATCAAGGCCGATGACGTTAAGCTGCTCCAGTTTGGGTTTGAATGGCTGAAAGCCACCTTTTTCCAGACCGGCCAGGAGAATTTCAAGGCCAAACAGGAGGCC